TCAGGCAATGAAAGACAAGGAGCCACATAATGAGCGCCTGCGTCAGCGAATCGCAAAGCCAGACGAATCGCAGCCTGATAGGAGGCCTCCAGATCGACCAGACCCTCCTTCAATACAACACTGTGGCCAGAAGCGAGATAAGGAGACAATCCCACATCAGCGATCAACATGACCTGATTGCGCGCCCATCGCGCACTAACCTGTTCAAGGAAATGAGCCACGCAGAAATTCGGCTCATCAAGCTGATCCAAACCTGGTTGATCATTCACAGCTACAACCAACCAACGACTCAACCCCTGAGAAAGACGACGCTCAACATGAGCCAAGGCTGATTCAACGCTATGAATCAGGTTTCTCTCAAGAGGCGACTCTCGAGGCTCCTGCGCTGCAGAAATGAATAGGCATTCGATGTAGTCCAACGGACGGGCCAAGAATCCCACCCCCATTACACAGGCGAAGCCTTGAGCAAGAGTCGATCAAACCCTCGGAAACGGTCTGCAAGCAAACGTCGACTCTCACCTTCAACAATCTCAAGTGATTCAAAATGATCACAGAGTGCATTCAGGAAACATGCTCCTGCCATCCTCGCCAGGTGAAGGCCAAGGCACTGATGCAGACCAGGCGCAAAACTGAGATGGTGATTCGGATTCCGATCAATCAGGAACTGATCCGGATGTTCAAACACGCGAGGATCACGATTTGCGGCACTCACCAAAACAGAAACTGACTCACCAGCCCGAATTATTTTTCCATCAATCTCCATATCCTCAAGAGCCGTACCGGCATTAATCGCCTGAGCGGGCGGGTCCCAGCGCAACACCTCTTCAAGCGCAGGTGCGACCAACTGACGATCAGCTCGAATTCGCGTATACACCTCCGGATGCAGAGACAGAGCCCAGGCGACTGTGCCAACCAGCAACCGAAGGGTATAAATACTTGCTGAATAGAAATTACTGCTGATCACCAACAGCAATTGCTCATCAGTGAGATGCATATTTTCCTGATGATCCGAAATCAAACGGCTCAGCAAGTCTGCAGAAAGATGCTGACGCTTTTCGCGAATCAATGGCAGGAAATACTCATTATAAAAGC
The sequence above is a segment of the Synechococcus sp. PROS-7-1 genome. Coding sequences within it:
- a CDS encoding cytochrome P450, encoding MDFQQAIQWFKQDPCLPGLDDPYRVYAALREESAIHWCEGPNLWMIVAYQEAVDHMKDARFSRQSHLDELIARFGHGHIFERQKNDLPYMDGREHARLRHHVTQAYRGIDFQLLATFTQAFLHDRFQAIAGEPVIDLVREIANPLPVMVVSELMGVPSEQQEMVCHKVGAFVRARGLTQTQSTVEEGDDSIGFYNEYFLPLIREKRQHLSADLLSRLISDHQENMHLTDEQLLLVISSNFYSASIYTLRLLVGTVAWALSLHPEVYTRIRADRQLVAPALEEVLRWDPPAQAINAGTALEDMEIDGKIIRAGESVSVLVSAANRDPRVFEHPDQFLIDRNPNHHLSFAPGLHQCLGLHLARMAGACFLNALCDHFESLEIVEGESRRLLADRFRGFDRLLLKASPV